In one window of Solanum pennellii chromosome 2, SPENNV200 DNA:
- the LOC107010999 gene encoding uncharacterized protein LOC107010999 isoform X2, with protein sequence MASRTKYCTSRIKSFVIPLANYSIETDYFFPVSFFELLGLLGNLKGITSTYVASQCVLKLYHDGQVESINKTDHQQLAQKAAHFIANTDESQPCNFATFVPIGEDAPLQRAEWIKYLGVFANMENRANQVYDAIKENYLCLSKAATGRSSLKPTVSWMEYKDGVWLFTRDPYKLKFVEDAGGVNVDDSINKVTYNMSNPDDLEEIHAILCTVDVVIDETYTSDPAAYNGSTFLGNINLEDQTCFAFLTNQSIWRYDKRVQNSVVLDWYDGAVSQPQLVLADIIEALYPTGNYNTTYFRNIAKGEGIISIVPEMCERDSSIPMEPTVVACQ encoded by the exons ATGGCCAGTAGAACAAAATATTGCACCTCAAGAATAAAGTCTTTTGTTATCCCACTAGCAAACTACTCGATCGAGACTGACTACTTTTTTCCAG TTTCCTTTTTCGAG CTTCTAGGCCTATTGGGAAACTTGAAAGGCATAACATCAACATACGTGGCCTCCCAATGTGTACTGAAACTATACCACGACGGACAAGTGGAGAGCATTAACAAGACTGACCATCAACAACTTGCACAAAAAGCAGCTCACTTCATCGCCAACACGGATGAATCTCAACCCTGCAACTTTGCTACATTTGTCCCTATAGGTGAAGATGCACCTCTCCAG CGTGCAGAGTGGATAAAGTACTTGGGAGTTTTTGCGAATATGGAAAACAGGGCAAACCAAGTTTATGATGCA ATTAAGGAGAACTATTTGTGCTTGAGCAAAGCTGCAACTGGTAGGAGTTCATTAAAACCAACTGTCTCTTGGATGGAGTATAAAGAT GGAGTGTGGTTATTCACAAGAGATCCATACAAATTAAAG TTTGTAGAGGATGCTGGTGGAGTCAATGTTGATGATTCCATCAACAAAGTCACATACAATATGTCTAATCCTGATGATTTGGAAGAGATTCATGCCATTTTGTGT ACTGTGGATGTAGTGATTGATGAAACATATACCTCAGATCCAGCGGCTTATAATGGCTCCACATTTCTCGGAAACATCAATTTGGAAGATCAAACTTGCTTTGCTTTTCTCACAAATCAAAGCATATGGAGATATGATAAAAGAGTGCAAAATTCTGTAGTCCTCG ACTGGTATGATGGAGCTGTCTCTCAACCCCAACTGGTCCTAGCAGATATTATTGAAGCATTATATCCTACAGGAAATTATAACACTACATATTTCAGAAATATCGCAAAG GGAGAAGGGATCATAAGCATTGTTCCTGAAATGTGTGAAAGAGATAGCTCCATCCCAAtggaacctacagttgtagCTTGCCAGTAA
- the LOC107010997 gene encoding DEAD-box ATP-dependent RNA helicase 21, producing the protein MSRSVDELGTTKPDPTKKPVFLTKAQREQLALQRRHDEIAEQKRRAEQLLQQQGNNRPSSTDNDHERDHRDRDSRGDHHRSRDRDRDRDRDRDRERERESRDREVERRKRERERDEEVKERERARLDKLAEREREKELDAIKEQYLGSKKPKKRVIKPSEKFRFSFDWENTEDTSRDMNALYQNPHEARLLFGRGFRAGMDRREQKKLAAKNERELREEIWKKDGVEESAVEAAALKKKEQDADMYDTFDMRVDRHWSDKKLEEMTERDWRIFREDHNISYKGSRIPRPMRNWVESKLTTELLKAVDRAGYKKPSPIQMAAIPLGLQQRDVIGVAETGSGKTAAFVLPMLTYITRLPPLSEENEAEGPYAVVMAPTRELAQQIEDETVKFAHYLGIKVVSIVGGQSIEEQGFRIRQGCEVVIATPGRLLDCLERRYCVLNQCNYVVLDEADRMIDMGFEPQVVGVLDAMPSSNMKPENEDEELDEKRIYRTTYMFSATMPPAVERLARKYLRNPVVVTIGTAGKTTDLITQHVFMVKESEKMYKLQKLLDELGDKTAIVFINTKKQADFVAKNLDKNGYRVTTLHGGKSQEQREISLEGFRTKRYNVLVATDVAGRGIDIPDVAHVINFDMPNNIEAYTHRIGRTGRAGKTGVATTFLTMQDTEVFYDLKQMLTQSNSPVPPELARHEASKFKPGSIPDRPPRRNDTVFVH; encoded by the coding sequence ATGAGTCGGTCAGTGGACGAGCTCGGAACTACCAAACCGGATCCGACGAAGAAGCCCGTCTTCCTCACCAAAGCACAGCGAGAGCAGCTAGCCCTACAGCGCCGCCACGATGAAATCGCCGAACAGAAACGGCGGGCCGAACAGCTTCTCCAACAACAGGGTAACAACCGCCCTTCCTCCACCGATAACGACCATGAACGAGATCATCGTGACAGAGATAGTAGGGGTGATCACCATCGCTCCAGGGACCGGGACAGGGACAGAGACAGAGACAGAGATAGGGAAAGAGAAAGGGAGTCGAGGGACCGGGAGGTGGAGCGCCGGAAGCGCGAGAGGGAGCGTGACGAAGAGGTGAAGGAACGAGAGCGAGCTCGACTGGACAAATTAGCTGAGCGAGAGCGAGAGAAAGAGCTTGATGCAATCAAAGAGCAGTACCTTGGCTCCAAAAAACCTAAGAAGCGGGTGATTAAACCTAGTGAGAAATTCCGATTTTCGTTTGATTGGGAGAACACCGAGGACACATCTCGCGACATGAACGCTCTATACCAAAACCCTCACGAAGCCCGCTTACTCTTTGGTCGCGGATTCCGTGCTGGAATGGACCGGAGGGAGCAGAAGAAGCTTGCTGCCAAGAATGAGAGAGAGCTGCGGGAGGAGATCTGGAAAAAGGATGGCGTTGAGGAGTCTGCCGTAGAAGCAGCTGCCCTGAAGAAGAAGGAACAGGATGCCGACATGTATGACACTTTTGACATGAGGGTCGATCGCCATTGGTCAGACAAGAAGCTAGAGGAAATGACAGAGAGAGATTGGAGGATATTCAGGGAGGATCACAATATATCATACAAGGGGTCGAGGATACCCCGTCCAATGAGGAATTGGGTCGAGAGCAAGTTAACTACTGAGTTGCTCAAGGCTGTTGATAGGGCTGGCTACAAGAAGCCGTCTCCCATACAAATGGCTGCCATTCCGCTTGGACTTCAACAGCGTGATGTGATTGGCGTTGCAGAGACTGGTTCAGGTAAAACTGCTGCTTTTGTTCTCCCTATGTTGACTTATATCACTAGGCTTCCTCCATTGAGTGAGGAGAATGAGGCGGAGGGGCCATATGCCGTTGTTATGGCCCCCACACGAGAACTTGCTCAACAAATTGAGGATGAGACTGTCAAGTTCGCACACTATTTGGGTATCAAAGTTGTTTCTATTGTTGGTGGGCAGTCCATAGAGGAGCAAGGTTTTAGGATTAGGCAAGGTTGTGAAGTTGTGATTGCAACCCCTGGGCGACTTCTTGATTGCTTGGAGAGACGTTATTGTGTTCTGAACCAGTGTAATTATGTTGTTCTTGATGAAGCTGACCGTATGATTGACATGGGTTTTGAGCCTCAAGTTGTTGGTGTACTGGATGCTATGCCTTCAAGTAATATGAAACCGGAGAATGAGGATGAAGAGCTTGATGAGAAGAGAATTTATCGAACCACTTATATGTTCAGTGCTACCATGCCACCTGCTGTGGAGCGGCTGGCTAGAAAATACTTGAGAAATCCGGTTGTTGTGACTATTGGCACTGCTGGAAAGACTACTGACCTCATCACTCAGCATGTGTTTATGGTAAAGGAATCAGAGAAAATGTATAAACTGCAGAAATTGCTGGATGAGCTTGGAGATAAGACGGCTATTGTGTTCATCAACACTAAGAAGCAGGCTGATTTTGTTGCCAAGAATCTGGATAAAAACGGCTACAGGGTAACCACACTGCATGGTGGAAAGTCTCAGGAGCAAAGAGAAATCAGCCTTGAAGGATTTAGGACCAAGAGGTACAATGTGTTAGTTGCTACTGACGTTGCTGGTCGTGGTATTGATATACCTGATGTGGCCCATGTGATAAACTTTGATATGCCAAACAATATTGAAGCATACACCCATCGTATTGGACGTACAGGTCGTGCTGGAAAGACGGGTGTAGCCACAACATTCTTGACCATGCAGGATACTGAAGTCTTTTATGATCTTAAACAAATGCTCACACAAAGCAACAGTCCTGTTCCCCCAGAACTTGCCCGGCACGAGGCTTCAAAGTTCAAGCCAGGAAGTATTCCCGACAGACCACCTAGGAGGAATGATACTGTATTTGTTCATTAA
- the LOC107010996 gene encoding sucrose synthase 7-like: MATTPALKRSESIADSMPEALRQSRYHMKRCFAKYIEQGKRMMKLHNLMDELEKVIDDPAERNHVLEGLLGYILCTTMEAAVVPPYIAFATRQNPGFWEYVKVNANDLSVDGITATEYLKFKEMIVDESWAKDEYALEIDFGAVDFSTPRLTLSSSIGNGLSYVSKFLTSKLNASSMSAQCLVDYLLTLNHQGDKLMINETLSTVAKLQAALVVAEASISSLPTDTPYQSFELRFKEWGFEKGWGDTAERVRDTMRTLSEVLQAPDPSNIEKFFGRVPTVFNIVLFSVHGYFGQADVLGLPDTGGQVVYVLDQVVAFEEELLQRIKQQGLNVKPQILVLTRLIPDAKGTKCNQELEPINNTKHSHILRVPFRTEKGVLNQWVSRFDIYPYLERYTQDASDKIIELMEGKPDLIIGNYTDGNLVASLMARKLGITLGTIAHALEKTKYEDSDIKLKELDPKYHFSCQFTADLIAMNSADFVITSTYQEIAGSKDRPGQYESHSAFTLPGLYRVVSGINVFDPKFNIAAPGADQSVYFPYTEKQKRLTDFRPAIEKLLFSKVDNDEHIGYLEDKTKPILFTMARLDTVKNTTGLTEWFGKNKKLRSLVNLVVVGGSFDPTKSKDREEAAEIKKMHVLIEKYQLKGQIRWIAAQTDRYRNSELYRTIADSKGAFVQPALYEAFGLTVIEAMNCGLPTFATSQGGPAEIIVDGISGFHIDPNNGDESSNKIANFFQKCKEDPEHWNRISAQGLKRIYECYTWKIYANKVLNMGSIYTFWRTLYKDQKQAKQRYIDTFYNLEFRNLIKDVPIKIDEKTEGPKERPERVKVKPQLSQRRSQSRLQKLFGSSNSQS, encoded by the exons ATGGCTACTACACCAGCCTTGAAGAGATCAGAGTCCATAGCTGATAGCATGCCAGAAGCCTTAAGGCAAAGCCGGTATCACATGAAGAGATGTTTTGCCAAATACATAGAGCAAGGCAAGAGGATGATGAAACTTCATAACTTGATGGATGAATTAGAGAAAGTGATTGATGATCCAGCTGAAAGGAACCATGTCTTGGAAGGCTTACTTGGTTACATATTATGTACTACAATG GAGGCTGCAGTTGTTCCTCCCTACATTGCCTTTGCCACGAGACAGAATCCCGGGTTCTGGGAATATGTGAAAGTGAATGCTAATGATCTTTCTGTTGATGGTATTACAGCTACAGAGTACTTGAAATTCAAGGAAATGATAGTTGATGAAAGCTG GGCAAAAGATGAATATGCActggaaattgattttggagCAGTAGACTTCTCAACGCCTCGCCTGACACTATCTTCTTCAATCGGAAATGGTCTCAGTTATGTTTCCAAGTTTCTAACTTCAAAGCTAAATGCTAGCTCCATGAGTGCACAGTGTCTAGTTGACTACCTGCTCACGTTGAACCATCAAGGAGAT AAACTGATGATCAACGAGACACTCAGCACTGTCGCAAAGCTTCAGGCTGCATTGGTTGTAGCAGAAGCATCTATTTCTTCCTTACCAACTGATACACCATATCAGAGCTTTGAGCTAAG ATTCAAAGAGTGGGGTTTTGAGAAAGGCTGGGGTGATACAGCTGAAAGAGTCCGAGATACCATGAGAACACTTTCTGAGGTGCTTCAGGCACCAGATCCATCAAACATTGAGAAATTCTTTGGAAGGGTTCCAACTGTTTTCAATATTGTATTGTTCTCTGTTCATGGATACTTCGGCCAAGCTGATGTTCTTGGCTTGCCAGACACCGGTGGTCAG GTGGTTTATGTTTTGGATCAAGTTGTAGCTTTTGAAGAAGAATTGCTTCAAAGAATTAAACAGCAGGGGCTCAATGTTAAGCCTCAGATACTTGTG TTAACCCGGCTGATCCCAGATGCAAAAGGAACAAAGTGCAACCAGGAACTagaaccaatcaacaatacaaAGCATTCTCACATCCTCAGAGTTCCATTTAGGACAGAAAAAGGAGTGCTTAATCAATGGGTTTCTCGATTCGATATCTACCCTTATCTGGAGAGATATACTCAG GATGCTTCTGACAAAATCATCGAGCTAATGGAAGGCAAGCCTGATCTAATCATTGGTAACTACACTGATGGGAATTTAGTGGCATCATTAATGGCTAGAAAACTCGGGATAACTCTG GGAACAATTGCTCATGCACTGGAAAAGACTAAATATGAAGATTCTGACATCAAATTAAAGGAACTAGATCCAAAGTACCACTTTTCGTGCCAATTTACAGCTGATTTGATTGCAATGAATTCTGCAGATTTTGTTATCACAAGCACATATCAAGAAATAGCTGGAAG CAAAGACAGGCCAGGGCAATATGAAAGTCACAGTGCATTTACCCTTCCAGGGCTTTATAGAGTTGTTTCAGGCATCAATGTCTTTGATCCTAAATTTAACATTGCTGCTCCTGGGGCAGACCAGTCAGTATATTTCCCTTACACAGAAAAGCAGAAGCGTTTGACTGATTTCCGACCTGCCATTGAGAAGCTTCTTTTTAGTAAAGTGGATAATGACGAGCACAT TGGATATTTAGAAGACAAAACGAAACCTATCCTCTTCACCATGGCAAGGCTGGACACAGTGAAGAACACAACTGGACTAACTGAATGGTTTGGCAAGAACAAGAAGCTCAGAAGCTTAGTGAACCTTGTTGTGGTTGGCGGTTCCTTTGATCCTACAAAATCCAAGGATAGAGAAGAAGCAGCTGAAATAAAAAAGATGCATGTACTGATAGAGAAATACCAGCTTAAGGGTCAGATTAGATGGATAGCAGCTCAGACTGATAGATACAGGAATAGCGAACTCTACCGCACAATAGCAGATTCAAAAGGAGCTTTTGTGCAGCCTGCTTTATATGAAGCATTTGGCCTTACAGTCATTGAAGCAATGAACTGTGGATTACCAACCTTCGCTACCAGCCAAGGCGGCCCTGCTGAGATTATTGTTGATGGGATTTCAGGCTTCCATATTGATCCAAATAATGGAGATGAATCAAGCAACAAAATTGCCAATTTTTTCCAGAAGTGCAAGGAGGATCCTGAGCATTGGAACAGGATTTCAGCCCAGGGTCTAAAGCGTATATATGAATG TTACACATGGAAGATCTATGCAAACAAGGTATTGAATATGGGGTCAATCTACACTTTTTGGAGGACATTGTACAAAGATCAGAAACAAGCAAAGCAAAGATACATCGATACTTTCTACAATCTCGAGTTCAGAAACTTG ATAAAAGATGTGCCGATCAAAATTGACGAAAAAACAGAAGGGCCAAAGGAGAGACCCGAGAGGGTGAAAGTTAAGCCACAGTTATCACAAAG GCGCTCACAATCAAGGTTGCAGAA GTTGTTTGGATCATCGAACAGCCAGTCATGA